One Streptomyces sp. 840.1 genomic window, CCGCTCGCCGCCATCGCGACCCCCGCGACCAGGAGCGGGATGCGTGGACCCCGGGTGGCGACGACGCGCCCCGAGAGCGGCGGCAGAACACAGACCACCGCTGCCATCGGGAGCATGTACAGGCCGGCGCCCAGCGCGCTCATCCCGCGTACGTCCTGCAGATAGAGCGTGTTGACGAAGAGGAAGCCGCCGAGCGCGGCGAAGGCGCTGACCGCGATGACGGTGGCCCCGCTGAACGGGGCGCTGTGGAAGAACCGCAGGTCGATCAGTGGATCGGAGCGCCGGGGTTCGTACACCAGCAGGCCGATCAGCGAGGCCGCCGCGACCGAGGCGAACAGCAGGATCTCGGCGGACGTCCACCCCTTCTGCGGCGCCTCGATGATCGCGTACGTCAGCGAGCCCAGCAGCGCGATCACCAGCAACTGGCCCACCGGGTCAGGGCGGCGGGCCTTCGCGGCGCGCGACTCGGGGACGTACTTCAAGGTCAGCAGCAGTGCGGCGATGCCGACCGGCAGATTGATCCAGAAGATCGACCGCCAGCCGACCGAATCGACCAGGCTGCCGCCGACCACCGGTCCCGCGGCCATCGAGATACCGACGACACCGCCCCAGGCGCCGATGGCCCGCGCGCGTTCGCGCGGGTCGGTGAAGGTGTTGGTGATGATCGACATCGCGACCGGGTTGAGCATGGAGCCGCCGACGGCCTGCACCATCCGGAACACGATCAGTGTCTCCAGGCTGGGCGCGACCGAGCAGAGCGCGGAGCCCAGGGTGAAGAGGACGAGTCCGGCCATGAAGACCTTGCGCCGGCCGATCCGGTCGGCGGTGGATCCGGCGAGCATGAGGAGGGAGGCGAGGACGAGGGTGTACGCGTCGATCGTCCACTGCATCCCCGCGACGCTCGCGTGCAGGTCCTTGCGCATGGACGGGAGGGCGACGTTGAGGACGGTGCTGTCCAGGCTGACGATCAGCAGACTCATGCAGCAGATCGCCAGGACCAGCATCCGTCTCCGGTGGCTGAGCTCGGGCATACATGGATAGTACGACTAACTAATGACCCTCGCTGACGCTGACGCTGACGCTGACGCTGACGCTGACGCCGACACCGCAGCCGCGCCGCCCTGGTCCCGGAGCGGGGGCGGACGCGCGCCCGGAGCAGTTCTCCGGGTGCGCGACAATGGGGCAATGACCACGCTCGCCCCCGCGCCCCAGCTGCTCCGCATCGGCCCGCACACCGTGCAGCCGCCGGTGGTCCTCGCCCCCATGGCCGGCATCACCAACGCGCCCTTCCGCACGCTGTGCCGGGAGTTCTCGGGCGGCAAGGGGCTGTTCGTCAGCGAGATGATCACGACGCGGGCGCTGGTCGAGCGCAACGAGAAGACCATGCAGCTCATCCGGTTCGACGCGAGCGAGACGCCGCGCTCCATCCAGCTGTACGGAGTGGACCCGGTCACGGTCGGCAAGGCCGTCCGCATGATCGTCGACGAGAACCTCGCCGACCACATCGACCTGAACTTCGGCTGCCCGGTCCCCAAGGTCACCCGCAAGGGCGGCGGCTCGGCGCTCCCGTACAAGCGGCCGCTGCTGCGCGCGATCCTCCACCAGGCCGTCTCCAACGCGGGCGACCTGCCGGTCACCATGAAGATGCGCAAGGGCATCGACGACGACCACCTCACCTACCTCGACGCCGGCCGGATCGCCGTCGAGGAGGGCGTGACGGCGATGGCCCTGCACGGCAGGACCGCCGCCCAGCACTACGGCGGGACCGCCGACTGGGACGCCATCGCCCGGCTGAAGGAGCACGTCCCGGAGATCCCCGTCCTCGGCAACGGCGACATCTGGTGCGCGGACGACGCGCTGCGGATGATGCGCGAGACCGGCTGCGACGGCGTGGTCGTGGGCCGCGGCTGCCTGGGCCGCCCCTGGCTCTTCGGTGACCTGGTGAGCGCGTTCGAGGGTACGGAGACGAGGCAGACGCCCTCGCTGCGCACCGTCGCCGACGTCATGCTGCGGCACGCGACGCTGCTCGGTGAGTGGATCGGTGACGAGACCCGGGGCGTGATCGACTTCCGTAAGCACGTGGCCTGGTACCTCAAGGGCTTCGCGGTCGGCTCCGAGATGCGCCGGAACCTCGCGGTCACCTCCTCGCTGGAGGAGCTGGGCGCGCAGCTGAACGAGCTGCGGCTGGACCAGCCGTGGCCGGACGGCGCCGACGGCCCGCGCGGCCGCACCTCGGGCAACAACCGGGTGGTGCTCCCGGACGGCTGGCTGAAGGACCCGTACGACTGCGCGGGCATCTCCGCCGACGCCGAGCTCGACACCTCGGGCGGCTGAGCTCGGGCCCCGTCCGCCCGGCCCGCGCCTTCAGGCCTGTACGCCCCGGCCTGCGACGGGCTTCAGGCCCGTACGCCCGGCCTGCGACGGGCTCCAGGCCTCCCTTCGCGCGACGCCGCAGAGCGGCTCCCGGGGTGCGGGCGCGGCGGCGCCGTCGGCGTCTGTCGCGGTGGAGGGCTCCCCGGACGCGGCGGGGTGCGCGGTGCTGGTGGGTCCCGTCGCTGCTGCCGGTGGTCCCCGGGCAGGTGCGGACGTTCGCCCGTAGCCTGGAAGTGGTGGGCCTCGGGGTGCTGAGCGAGTGCCCGAGGCGTCCGGATCCTGAAATCCGGGGTCCGAAATCAGCGTGATTCGCGCCACGTCTGATCGGTGGAGCGCTCAGGTGAGCGCATCGGCGATGGCTGCACTTCTGGAAGATCTGGCACTCAGTGCCACGTGGCAACCTTCAAGAAGTGTACTCAGTTGCGAAGAGGTCAGCTCACATGAGCGTCGAGGCCCAAGAAATGGCCATGCCGCCTTCAAGCTCCGAACGTGGCGCCTCGGCTTGATCGCCGGGGAGATTCTTTGGATCTGCTGGCGGACAGGTGGTTGCGGCCGCAAGACGGCCAGGTGGACGTACCCAGACACCTTCGATCTGGGTATGTTCCTCGCCGTCAGGGCAGCCACCGCGTCGTCGAGGAGTCGAGACCCGTGTCGGAAAACGAAGACCCTCAGAAGTTCGTCTACGACTTCACCGAGGGCAACAAGGATCTGAAGGACCTGCTCGGCGGGAAGGGTGCCAACCTCGCCGAGATGACCAACCTCGGGCTCCCCGTCCCTCCGGGCTTCACGATCACCACCGAGGCGTGCAAGGTCTACCTCGGCAGCGGCGAGGAGCCGGCCGCGCTGCGCGACGAGGTGAGTGCGCACCTCGAAGCCCTCGAGACACGGATGGCCAAGAAGCTCGGGCAGTCCGACGACCCGCTGCTGGTCTCCGTCCGCTCCGGCGCCAAGTTCTCGATGCCCGGCATGATGGACACGGTCCTCAACATCGGCCTCTCCGACGCCTCCGTCGTCGGCCTCGCCACCCAGAGCGGCGACGAGCGGTTCGCCTGGGACTCCTACCGCCGCCTCATCCAGATGTTCGGCAAGACGGTCCTCGGCGTCGACGGCGAACTCTTCGAGGAGGCGCTGGAGGCCGCCAAGGAGGCCAAGGGCGTCAGCGTCGACGTGGACCTCGACGCGGCCGACCTCAAGAAGCTGGTCAAGCAGTTCAAGAAGATCGTCACGCGGGACGCCGGACGGGACTTCCCGCAGGACCCGCGCGAACAGATGGACCTGGCCATAAAGGCCGTCTTCGACTCGTGGAACACCGACCGGGCCAAGCTCTACCGCCGTCAGGAGCGCATCCCGGGCGACCTCGGCACCGCGGTCAACGTCTGCTCCATGGTCTTCGGCAACCTCGGCCCCGACTCCGGCACGGGCGTCGCGTTCACCCGCGACCCGGCCAGCGGCCACCAGGGCGTCTACGGCGACTACCTGCAGAACGCGCAGGGCGAGGACGTCGTCGCCGGTATCCGCAACACCGTGGCGCTCGCCGAGCTGGAGTCCATCGACAAGAAGTCGTACGACGAGCTCATCGCGATCATGGAGACGCTGGAGACCCACTACAAGGATCTCTGCGACATCGAGTTCACCATCGAGCGCGGCCGGCTGTGGATGCTGCAGACCCGGGTCGGCAAGCGCACCGCCGGTGCCGCCTTCCGGATCGCCACCCAGCTCGTCGACCAGGGCCTCATCGACGAGGCCGAGGCCCTCCAGCGGGTCAACGGCGCGCAGCTGGCGCAGCTGATGTTCCCGCGCTTCGACGACGAGGCCAAGGTGCAGCTGCTCGGCCGGGGCATCGCCGCGTCCCCGGGCGCGGCGGTCGGCAAGGCCGTCTTCGACTCGTACACCGCCATCAAGTGGTCCCGGTCCGGCGAGAAGGTCATCCTGATCCGCCGCGAGACCAACCCCGACGACCTCGACGGCATGATCGCCGCAGAGGGCATCCTGACCTCGCGCGGCGGCAAGACCTCGCACGCCGCCGTCGTCGCCCGGGGCATGGGCAAGACCTGTGTCTGCGGCGCCGAGGAGATCGAGGTCGACACCAAGCGGCGCCGGCTGACGGCCGGGACCACGGTGGTGGAGGAGGGCGACCTCGTCTCCGTCGACGGGTCGACCGGCAAGGTCTACCTCGGTGAGGTACCCGTCGTACCGTCGCCGGTCGTCGAGTACTTCGAGGGCCGGATGCACGCGGGCGCCGACGACGCCGACGAACTGGTCGCCGCGGTGCACCGGATCATGGCGTACGCGGACCGGGTGCGCCGGCTGCGGGTACGGGCCAACGCGGACAACGCCGAGGACGCCCTGCGGGCCCGCCGCTTCGGTGCCCAGGGCATCGGGCTGTGCCGCACCGAGCACATGTTCCTCGGCGAGCGCCGCGAGATGGTCGAGAAGCTGATCCTGGCCGACACCGACCAGGAGCGCGAGACGGCCCTGGAGCACCTGCTGCCGCTCCAGAAGGCCGACTTCATCGAGCTGTTCGAGGCGATGGACGGGCTGCCCGTCACCGTGCGGCTGCTCGACCCGCCGCTGCACGAGTTCCTGCCCGACATCACCGAGCTGTCGGTCCGGGTGGCGCTCGCGGAGTCCCGCAAGGACGCCAACGAGAACGACCTCCGGCTCCTCCAGGCCGTGCACAAGCTGCACGAGCAGAACCCGATGCTCGGTCTGCGCGGGGTCCGGCTCGGCCTGGTCATCCCGGGTCTGTTCGCCATGCAGGTGCGGGCGATCGCGGAGGCCGCCGCCGAGCGGAAGAACGCCAAGGGCGACCCGCGGGCCGAGATCATGATCCCGCTCGTCGGCACGGTCCAGGAGCTGGAGATCGTCCGCGACGAGGCGGACCGGGTGATCGCGGAGGTCCAGGCCGCCACGGGCACGAACCTCAAGCTGAAGATCGGCACGATGATCGAGCTGCCGCGCGCCGCGCTGACCGCCGGTCAGATCGCGGAGGCGGCGGAGTTCTTCTCCTTCGG contains:
- a CDS encoding MFS transporter, with the protein product MPELSHRRRMLVLAICCMSLLIVSLDSTVLNVALPSMRKDLHASVAGMQWTIDAYTLVLASLLMLAGSTADRIGRRKVFMAGLVLFTLGSALCSVAPSLETLIVFRMVQAVGGSMLNPVAMSIITNTFTDPRERARAIGAWGGVVGISMAAGPVVGGSLVDSVGWRSIFWINLPVGIAALLLTLKYVPESRAAKARRPDPVGQLLVIALLGSLTYAIIEAPQKGWTSAEILLFASVAAASLIGLLVYEPRRSDPLIDLRFFHSAPFSGATVIAVSAFAALGGFLFVNTLYLQDVRGMSALGAGLYMLPMAAVVCVLPPLSGRVVATRGPRIPLLVAGVAMAASGLMFALFDAETDNALMFTGYVLFGLGFGAVNAPITNTAVSGMPRSQAGVAAAVASTSRQIGQTLGVAVIGAVLAAGVSGAGSSGGIGPAGDFVAASKPAWWIITGCGVCVLVVGALSSGRWARGTARRTAELLEGAATAGHGPAAGRPGARTDGESGGGPGGRSGNGPGGQSSSASTRA
- the ppdK gene encoding pyruvate, phosphate dikinase; its protein translation is MSENEDPQKFVYDFTEGNKDLKDLLGGKGANLAEMTNLGLPVPPGFTITTEACKVYLGSGEEPAALRDEVSAHLEALETRMAKKLGQSDDPLLVSVRSGAKFSMPGMMDTVLNIGLSDASVVGLATQSGDERFAWDSYRRLIQMFGKTVLGVDGELFEEALEAAKEAKGVSVDVDLDAADLKKLVKQFKKIVTRDAGRDFPQDPREQMDLAIKAVFDSWNTDRAKLYRRQERIPGDLGTAVNVCSMVFGNLGPDSGTGVAFTRDPASGHQGVYGDYLQNAQGEDVVAGIRNTVALAELESIDKKSYDELIAIMETLETHYKDLCDIEFTIERGRLWMLQTRVGKRTAGAAFRIATQLVDQGLIDEAEALQRVNGAQLAQLMFPRFDDEAKVQLLGRGIAASPGAAVGKAVFDSYTAIKWSRSGEKVILIRRETNPDDLDGMIAAEGILTSRGGKTSHAAVVARGMGKTCVCGAEEIEVDTKRRRLTAGTTVVEEGDLVSVDGSTGKVYLGEVPVVPSPVVEYFEGRMHAGADDADELVAAVHRIMAYADRVRRLRVRANADNAEDALRARRFGAQGIGLCRTEHMFLGERREMVEKLILADTDQERETALEHLLPLQKADFIELFEAMDGLPVTVRLLDPPLHEFLPDITELSVRVALAESRKDANENDLRLLQAVHKLHEQNPMLGLRGVRLGLVIPGLFAMQVRAIAEAAAERKNAKGDPRAEIMIPLVGTVQELEIVRDEADRVIAEVQAATGTNLKLKIGTMIELPRAALTAGQIAEAAEFFSFGTNDLTQTVWGFSRDDVEASFFTAYLEKGIFGVSPFETIDKDGVGSLVRSAVAAGRATRPDLKLGICGEHGGDPESVHFFHEVGLDYVSCSPFRIPVARLEAGRAAAESRGSDSR
- the dusB gene encoding tRNA dihydrouridine synthase DusB, with amino-acid sequence MTTLAPAPQLLRIGPHTVQPPVVLAPMAGITNAPFRTLCREFSGGKGLFVSEMITTRALVERNEKTMQLIRFDASETPRSIQLYGVDPVTVGKAVRMIVDENLADHIDLNFGCPVPKVTRKGGGSALPYKRPLLRAILHQAVSNAGDLPVTMKMRKGIDDDHLTYLDAGRIAVEEGVTAMALHGRTAAQHYGGTADWDAIARLKEHVPEIPVLGNGDIWCADDALRMMRETGCDGVVVGRGCLGRPWLFGDLVSAFEGTETRQTPSLRTVADVMLRHATLLGEWIGDETRGVIDFRKHVAWYLKGFAVGSEMRRNLAVTSSLEELGAQLNELRLDQPWPDGADGPRGRTSGNNRVVLPDGWLKDPYDCAGISADAELDTSGG